The genomic segment CTGGTGCGTCTGGATCTGCACGAGGGGCGCAAGCACATTGTGCGCCGCATGCTCAAAGAGGCCGGCTACCCGGTGCAGCGTCTCGTGCGCACGAAGCTGCACACCGTGCAGCTAGGGGAGCAGACCCCGGGTTCTTTGCGGGCCTTGAACGACTCCGAGCTGCGTAGCCTTTATAAGGCTGTCGAGCTCTAGGCGAGGGGCGTGAGTGATTCATGAAATCGACAATTGCTAATAAGCCCGCCGGCGGGTTGATTGTGGCCATTGACGGACCGTCTGGCACCGGCAAGTCCAGCGCGTCTCGAGCCCTTGCCACGCGGCTGTGCGCCAAGTATCTCGACACCGGCGCAATGTATCGCGTGGCCACGTTGCACGTGCTGCGGCGCGATATTCACCCGGATGACACCGATGCGGTGATCGAGGCAACCGTGCATCTGCCGCTGGCGGTCAATGATGATCCCGAGTCCACCGAGGTGTTGCTCGACGGCAAGGATGTCTCCCAGGAGATCCGCGGCCCAGAGGTGACCCAAGCTGTGTCCACCATCTCCGCCATTCCGGAGGTGCGGGAGAACCTTGTGCGTCTCCAACGCACTCTGGCCGCCTCTGCGGGCCGCTGCATCGTGGAGGGCCGCGACATCGGCACGGTGGTGCTCACCGACGCTCCGGTGAAGGCCTTTCTTACCGCCAGCCCCGAGGTGCGCGCGCAACGACGCTACAAGCAAGACCGCAAGGCCGGACGCAAGGTTTACCTCGAGGATGTCTTGGCGGATGTGAAGCGCCGCGATGAGGCCGATTCCTCTCGCGCCGCCTCGCCGCTCAAGCCCGCCGAGGATGCGCACATCATCGATACCTCCGAGATGAGCTTCGAGGAGGTGCTCGACTCCCTAGTGGCACTCGTGGAATCCTCCGCCATCGCCACCGAGGCCGCACCCGCTCAGACAGAGCAGGCGGCAGCGGCTGACGCCGCAGGCGATTCCCCCGAGCCCATCCCATCCACCGACACCACCGCCGAGAGGAGGCGATCATGAGTAGCACCGAAGACAAGAACAACTCGACGAACAGCGCTCGCGACAGCAAAACCTACGAGGATCTTGATCGCGATACCGAGTTCGTCTACGCCGTCGCCGATGGCGGTGAGCTGCCGGCCGATGAGGCTTTTAGCGAAGAAGAGGTGCTCGCTCCCGGCGAAGGATACGGCGCCGCGGATTTCGACGAGGAGGACTTCGACGAAGCCGACTTTGGTGAGGTCTACTACGCATCAGGTTACGGCGAGGATGACCTGGAGGATCTCGAGGTACCTGGGCCGGTGGATGAGAACGATCCCCGTTTTGGCCCCGATGGCCCGCGCACCGAGGAGGAGTGGGCTGAACTCGAGGCCGCACTGGGCATTACCTCCCCAGATATCGTGGAAGAGCAGCTGTGCACTGTGGCTATCGTGGGACGGCCAAATGTGGGTAAGTCCACGCTGACGAACCGTTTCTTGGGACGTCGCGCCGCTGTGGTGGAGGACTTTCCCGGCGTCACCCGCGATCGCGTGAGCTATTTGGCGGAGTGGAATGGCCAGCGCTATTGGGTGCAAGACACCGGCGGCTGGGACCCCGACGCCAAGGGTATGCACGCCGCGATCGCTCGCCAGGCGGAAAACGCCATGGCTGAGGCTGACATCATCCTCTTCGTGGTGGATACCACGGTGGGCATTACCGATGCCGATGCGGTGATGGCCCGCAAACTGCACCGCGCCGATGTGCCGGTGCTGGTGGTGGCCAACAAGTTTGAGTCGGACGGGCAGTATGCCGAAATGGCCGAGTTCTACGCCCTCGGCTTGGGCGATCCCTATCCGGTTTCTGCGCTGCACGGCCGCGGTGGGGCCGATGTGCTCGACGAGGTCGTGCGCTTGTTCCCCGAGCAGCCCAAGGCGGCCTCGATTACCTCGGGGCCGCGTCGAGTAGCGCTGGTTGGTAAGCCGAACGTGGGCAAGTCCTCGCTGTTGAACAAACTCACCGGCGAGGATCGCGCCGTGGTGGACAATGTCGCGGGCACCACCGTCGACCCAGTGGACTCGATGGTGCAGCTGGACAACCAGCTATGGAAGTTCGTGGACACCGCCGGGTTGCGCAAGAAGGTTAAGCACGCCCGCGGAC from the Corynebacterium ciconiae DSM 44920 genome contains:
- the cmk gene encoding (d)CMP kinase, whose protein sequence is MKSTIANKPAGGLIVAIDGPSGTGKSSASRALATRLCAKYLDTGAMYRVATLHVLRRDIHPDDTDAVIEATVHLPLAVNDDPESTEVLLDGKDVSQEIRGPEVTQAVSTISAIPEVRENLVRLQRTLAASAGRCIVEGRDIGTVVLTDAPVKAFLTASPEVRAQRRYKQDRKAGRKVYLEDVLADVKRRDEADSSRAASPLKPAEDAHIIDTSEMSFEEVLDSLVALVESSAIATEAAPAQTEQAAAADAAGDSPEPIPSTDTTAERRRS
- the der gene encoding ribosome biogenesis GTPase Der codes for the protein MSSTEDKNNSTNSARDSKTYEDLDRDTEFVYAVADGGELPADEAFSEEEVLAPGEGYGAADFDEEDFDEADFGEVYYASGYGEDDLEDLEVPGPVDENDPRFGPDGPRTEEEWAELEAALGITSPDIVEEQLCTVAIVGRPNVGKSTLTNRFLGRRAAVVEDFPGVTRDRVSYLAEWNGQRYWVQDTGGWDPDAKGMHAAIARQAENAMAEADIILFVVDTTVGITDADAVMARKLHRADVPVLVVANKFESDGQYAEMAEFYALGLGDPYPVSALHGRGGADVLDEVVRLFPEQPKAASITSGPRRVALVGKPNVGKSSLLNKLTGEDRAVVDNVAGTTVDPVDSMVQLDNQLWKFVDTAGLRKKVKHARGHEFYASLRTKNAIDAAEVCVLLVDSSQPITEQDQRVLGMVIESGKALVIAYNKWDLMDEDQRYLLERDIEEKLAHVPWARRVNISAKTGRALQKIEPMLIEALDSWDSRISTGKLNNWVRETIAQNPPPMKAGRLPRVLFATQASTRPPVIVLFTTGFLDAGYRRYLERKFRESFGFEGSPVRIAVRVREKRKR